One window from the genome of Streptomyces cadmiisoli encodes:
- a CDS encoding MBL fold metallo-hydrolase, translating to MKLTKMSHACVRLEKDGRTLVLDPGGFSEADAAAGADAILITHEHADHFDEARLRTAMEAGPGTEIWTLKSVADRIAAVFPGRVHTVGHGDTFTAAGFDVQVHGELHAVIHPDIPRITNVGFLVDGGRVFHPGDALTVPDQPVETLMLPVMAPWNKISEVIDYVREVRPQRTYDVHDALLTDLARPIYDNQVGRLGGAEHLRLAPGASAEV from the coding sequence ATGAAGCTCACGAAGATGTCGCACGCCTGCGTCCGTCTGGAGAAGGACGGGCGGACGCTCGTCCTCGACCCCGGGGGGTTCAGCGAGGCGGACGCCGCGGCGGGGGCGGACGCGATCCTCATCACGCACGAGCACGCCGACCACTTCGACGAGGCACGGCTGCGGACCGCCATGGAGGCCGGTCCGGGCACCGAGATCTGGACGCTCAAGTCCGTCGCGGACCGGATCGCGGCGGTGTTCCCGGGCCGTGTGCACACCGTCGGCCACGGCGACACGTTCACCGCCGCGGGTTTCGACGTCCAGGTGCACGGCGAGCTGCACGCCGTGATCCACCCGGACATCCCGCGCATCACGAACGTCGGCTTCCTCGTCGACGGCGGCCGGGTCTTCCATCCCGGTGACGCCCTCACGGTCCCCGACCAGCCGGTGGAGACGCTGATGCTGCCGGTCATGGCCCCGTGGAACAAGATCTCCGAGGTGATCGACTACGTCCGCGAGGTCCGGCCCCAGCGCACGTACGACGTCCACGACGCCCTTCTGACCGACCTGGCCCGCCCGATCTACGACAACCAGGTGGGCCGCCTCGGCGGCGCGGAGCACCTCCGGCTCGCGCCCGGCGCCTCGGCGGAGGTCTGA
- the pcaC gene encoding 4-carboxymuconolactone decarboxylase, with product MSEMTPPALQYRFDGPEDAPVLILGPSLGTTWHMWDRQIPELIKQWRVFRFDLPGHGGAPAYPAGSVADLTARLLATLDGLGVQRFGYAGCALGAAIGVELALRHPGRIASLAVIAASPRFGTADEFRQRGVIVRSNGLDPIARAAPDRWFTAGFAAAQPAITEWAVQMVRTTDPGCYIAACEALATFDVRPELGRVGVPTLVLVGSDDQVTGPAEARTLVAGVPDARLAVVPGASHLVPVEQPAAVTDLLVTHFSTAWQPAFDATGQMAIAAAPVKPVLTAVPPQAAPIAEIAPAVVEPHGGGRPDPYDAGIKVRREVLGDAHVDRAFAQADEFSGDFQEFITRYAWGEIWDRPGLDRRTRSCVTLTALVAGGHLDELAFHTRAALRNGLTPAEIKEVLMQAAVYCGVPAANSAFKVAQQIIREETTPHE from the coding sequence GTGAGTGAGATGACGCCCCCCGCCCTCCAGTACCGCTTCGACGGCCCGGAAGACGCCCCGGTCCTCATCCTCGGCCCGTCCCTCGGGACGACATGGCACATGTGGGACCGGCAGATACCGGAGCTGATCAAGCAGTGGCGGGTCTTCCGGTTCGACCTGCCCGGCCACGGCGGGGCCCCCGCCTACCCGGCGGGCTCCGTCGCCGATCTCACCGCACGGCTGCTGGCCACCCTCGACGGTCTCGGCGTGCAGCGGTTCGGTTACGCGGGCTGCGCCCTCGGGGCCGCGATCGGCGTCGAACTGGCACTGCGCCACCCCGGGCGCATCGCCTCCCTCGCCGTGATCGCCGCCTCGCCCCGTTTCGGCACGGCCGACGAGTTCCGGCAGCGCGGCGTGATCGTCCGGTCGAACGGGCTCGACCCGATCGCGCGCGCCGCGCCCGACCGCTGGTTCACCGCCGGGTTCGCCGCCGCCCAGCCGGCGATCACGGAGTGGGCGGTGCAGATGGTGCGCACGACCGACCCCGGGTGCTACATAGCCGCCTGCGAGGCGCTGGCCACGTTCGACGTACGGCCGGAACTGGGCCGCGTCGGAGTGCCCACACTCGTCCTGGTCGGCTCGGACGACCAGGTCACCGGCCCCGCCGAGGCCCGCACCCTGGTCGCCGGCGTTCCGGACGCCCGTCTCGCCGTCGTGCCCGGCGCCTCGCACCTGGTCCCCGTCGAACAGCCCGCCGCGGTCACGGACCTGCTGGTCACGCACTTCTCCACCGCGTGGCAGCCCGCTTTCGACGCGACCGGCCAGATGGCCATCGCGGCCGCCCCCGTCAAGCCGGTGCTGACCGCCGTGCCCCCGCAGGCCGCGCCCATCGCCGAGATCGCCCCGGCCGTCGTGGAACCGCACGGCGGGGGACGTCCCGACCCGTACGACGCCGGGATCAAGGTGCGTCGCGAGGTGCTCGGCGACGCCCACGTCGACCGGGCGTTCGCGCAGGCCGACGAGTTCTCCGGGGACTTCCAGGAGTTCATCACCCGCTACGCGTGGGGTGAGATCTGGGACCGGCCGGGCCTGGACCGCCGTACCCGCAGCTGTGTCACCCTCACCGCCCTGGTCGCCGGCGGTCACCTGGACGAACTCGCCTTCCACACGCGTGCCGCCCTGCGCAACGGGCTCACCCCGGCCGAGATCAAGGAGGTGCTCATGCAGGCGGCGGTCTACTGCGGCGTACCGGCGGCCAACAGCGCGTTCAAGGTGGCCCAGCAGATCATCCGGGAGGAGACCACGCCGCACGAGTGA